In a single window of the Phycisphaerales bacterium genome:
- a CDS encoding transposase: MFFLPGYSPELNPDEYLNNDVKTNAIGRQRPATKDELILNLEQYLRDTQRRPNIIRNYFQADPVQYAAG, from the coding sequence ATGTTCTTCCTGCCCGGCTACAGCCCCGAACTCAATCCAGACGAGTACCTGAACAACGACGTCAAGACCAACGCCATCGGCCGGCAGCGGCCCGCGACCAAGGACGAGCTAATCCTCAATCTCGAACAATACCTCCGCGACACCCAGCGCCGACCCAACATCATCCGAAACTACTTCCAAGCCGATCCTGTCCAATACGCCGCAGGGTAG
- a CDS encoding winged helix-turn-helix domain-containing protein, whose translation MTDRTPDQLKLPVALWTREAVRDLIAQRTGLAVSARTAGRYLKRWGFTPQKPLRRAYERDPVAVERWKRAEYPAIVKQAKAENAEIHWGDQLGAQRSSSRPQLRPTRRDAGDPGHGTALPGQHDVEHHQPWPSVLPGLRRLVQRRSLHPLLPSVAASAAPARVPDRRRSPGAPLGRRATGCTPTDDASACSSCPATAPNSIQTST comes from the coding sequence ATGACGGATCGCACTCCCGATCAGCTCAAACTGCCTGTCGCGCTGTGGACGCGCGAGGCAGTGCGCGACCTCATCGCCCAGCGCACCGGTCTGGCGGTTTCGGCGCGAACGGCCGGCCGCTACCTGAAGCGTTGGGGCTTCACGCCGCAAAAGCCGCTGCGGCGGGCCTACGAGCGCGACCCGGTGGCGGTGGAGCGTTGGAAGCGCGCGGAGTATCCGGCGATCGTGAAGCAGGCCAAGGCCGAAAACGCCGAGATTCACTGGGGCGATCAGCTTGGGGCGCAGCGATCATCAAGCCGGCCGCAGCTACGGCCGACGCGGCGTGACGCCGGTGATCCCGGGCACGGGACAGCGCTTCCGGGCCAACATGATGTCGAGCATCACCAACCGTGGCCATCTGTGCTTCCTGGTCTTCGACGGCTCGTTCAACGCCGAAGTCTTCATCCGCTTCTGCCGTCGGTTGCTGCGTCAGCGGCGCCGGCGCGTGTTCCTGATCGTCGACGGTCACCCGGTGCACCGCTCGGCCGCCGCGCGACTGGCTGCACGCCAACCGACGACGCCTCCGCATGTTCTTCCTGCCCGGCTACAGCCCCGAACTCAATCCAGACGAGTACCTGA